DNA from Blastocatellia bacterium:
GATGATGCTAACCGATGGAATGATAGTATTTGCTGGGCCTGTCAATAAAGGTAAAAATACTACAATGGTTTGCTTAATCAAAGAGTTTCAACAAAAATTTGCTACCAAAAAGATTGTTACTGTTGAAGATCCTCCAGAATTTAACCTACCTTATGTTACTCAAATTGGAGTTAGCCGAAAACGTGTTGATGAAGGTGGAGGAAATGAAAAACGAGGATTTCACTATTACTTAACACATATTTTAAGACATAACCCAGATATTATTGTTATTGGTGAAGTTCGAGAACCAGAACCAGCGCAAATGGCAATAGAAACTGCTGGAATAGGTCACTTAGTTCTAACTACTATGCACACATCCAACACTATAGAGTGCATAGACAGATTAAGAAATTTTGGGATTGAAAATTATAAAATCGCTGGCGCACTTAAGTTTGTAGTTGCTCAACGCCTAGTTAAACGTATTTGCTCAGAATGTGTCAAGGTTGTTGATGAAAACATACCAAATATTCCTCGACTAGCTGAATATGCTTCTAAAATAGGGTGGGAATATCCAATTCAATTTGCTAGAGGTAGTGGGCGCAACGCTCGCGGCCAAGAATGTACCTTGTGTCGTGGCACTGGTTTTTATGGACGGGTTGGAATTTATGAAGTGCTTATGCTAACTCGTCAAATTCGCACTTTAATCAATCAATCTGCAACCCCTGATCAAGTTCGAGAACAAGCCTTAAAACAAGGATTTCGTTCTCTTTGGTCTATAGGCTTAGAAAGAGCTTTATTAGGCGATACTACCTTAGATCAAATAATTTATCATATTGGTAAACCTGACCCAGTTTTAGAAGGAATTTCAGAAGAAGAAATAGAAACGATGTCTTAACTTATTGTAAATAAATTAGTTATATCAAGAATAAAGGACGTGTATTATGGCTGTTACTAATACTTTTCAAAAAATGAAAGTTAGCGAAGCAAAACGTGTCAATATAGATGTTAACTTAAAGGTTAAGGATGATGAATTAATTACATTTACTGAAAGCTGTAGGGATCTTTATGAAGCAGGCGTTCCAGTTAATGACATGCTTAGACAACTGCAACAAGCTATTTCTAATAAAAAATTTTCTCTTGCTATTAGCTTAATGGTTGATGATATTGAAAATGGAAAGCTACTTAGTGAAGCGATGGGGCGGTTCCCTAATGTTTTTGGAGATGATTACAGAGCTTTAATTCGTGCTGCTGAACAATCTGGTAAATGGACAAAACGACGTGACAAATTTGGAGAAATGCGCGAAGGCATTCTAGATATGCTAATTAGCTATCTTAAACGTCGTAAAGGTGCGCGTGATAAAGTCAAAGCAGGGCTACTTTACCCATCATTTATTGGTGCATTTTTATTAATTACTTGTGGAATATTTGCTTTTTATATCCTACCTACACTTAAAGAATTATTTATTGCTATCAACCCCAAAATGATCGACAACCCAATGTCAACTATGCTATTTGGTGCAGGAGAATTTGTTAATAAATATTGGTATGTAGTGATTATTGTTCTTATTGGTCTAGGCTTTTTGCTCTCAACTTACTGGAAATCTGGTGGCGGTAAACAACTTTGGATGCACTATCAACTTAGAATAAAAGGTCTTGGCCCTTTATTTATTAATATGAATGTAGGGGAAACAATGTGGCTAATGGGAACGCTGTTTTCTGCTGGACTAACTCCCCAAGAATCCTTAGACATTCTTGCTAGTTCTGCTCGTAACTATGAGCTATCTAAAGCCTTAGAATTAGCCAAAGAATATTTATATCAAGGCATTCCTTTTTGTGACGCACTAAAAAAAGCTCATTGGGCTTTTGATGGTCAAACCTATATGGTCTTGTCTAGTGCGCAAAAAAGCGGTCGTTTAGGTGTAACACTTCAAAACTATGCTGCACAGCTATTTGAAAAAGTCGATCAAGGTGTAGAACAATTTGTCAAACTTATTGAACCTGCTCTGCTTTGTGTAGCTGGTGTTGTTGTTGGGTTAATTGCTGTAGGCTTCTACGGTAGCTTTAGCAGTGCTGTAGCAAACATTCAGCAATAACAGAAAATTTTTCAAAAATCAGGAAAAAAATAGGGTAGTGCTAAAAAAGTAATGCTGAATAGAAATTCTATTGCCTAGAATGCAGGTTTAGAAACGAGTTTCAGCCAAAATGAATTGTCACTCAGCCTTACATTTTACTCACTACCGAGAATAATTTATGAGTATGTGGATAAATGGTAAAACTCCTAAAGAGAATAATTAGAGTTTCCTAAAATTAAAACCTACCTAAAATATTATATTTACAACAAATTGCTTGATAAATAGCCTAGGGATAAATGACTAGGCTATTTTTATTTATGCTTTATGGAAAAGATGCGCTCGCGTTGACCAATAATTGTTGCTAATGCTACATTAGCTGTTTACTTTTGCTGCAATATTTCAATCTATAGTAAGACGTAAATGCCTAAACGCACGGATATAAAGAAAATACTAATAATTGGCTCAGGGCCAATTATTATTGGTCAGGCTTGCGAATTTGATTACTCTGGTACACAAGCTTGTAAAGCTCTTAAAGAAGAAGGCTTTGAAGTTGTGTTGGTAAATTCAAACCCTGCAACAATTATGACTGACCCTGAGCTAGCTGACCGAACCTATATTGAGCCTTTAACAGTAGAAACACTAACAAAAGTAATTGAACGTGAAAAACCTCAAGCTTTACTTCCTACGGTTGGGGGACAAACAGCACTAAATTTAGCTGTTGCACTGGCTGAACAAGGAATTTTAGCTAAATTTGGAGTTGAACTAATAGGGGCTAAACTTGAAGCCATCAAAGTAGCAGAAGATCGTAAGCTTTTTAAGCAGGCAATGGATGAAATAGGTTTGGTAATGCCAAAAGCGGCTTTTGTTAAGACTCTTGACCAAGCTCTTGCAGCAGTTGAAGAAGTCGGATATCCAGCAATCATACGTCCGTCATTTACCCTGGGTGGTTCAGGTGGAGGAACTGCTTATAACACAGAAGAATTTGTACAAATTGCCGCAGCCGGACTAAATCTTAGCCCAATTAATGAAATTTTAGTTGAACAATCAATTATTGGCTGGAAAGAGTATGAACTAGAAGTCATGCGCGATCTTGCTGATAATGTTGTAATTATTTGCTCAATAGAGAATTTTGATCCCCTAGGTATTCATACAGGCGACTCAATTACAGTTGCACCAATTCAAACCCTAACCGACCGTGAATACCAAAATATGCGGGATGCAGCAATTAAAATTATTCGCAAAGTTGGAGTTGAGACGGGTGGGTCAAATATTCAATTTGCTGTAAATCCTAAAGATGGTCAACTAAGAATTATTGAAATGAATCCAAGAGTTTCTCGTTCCTCTGCTCTGGCTTCAAAGGCTACAGGCTTTCCTATTGCAAAAATTGCTGCTAAATTGGCTTTAGGCTATACGCTAGATGAAATCCCTAATGATATTACTAAAAAAACACCTGCTTGTTTTGAACCAAGCATTGATTATGTTGTAGTAAAAATTCCTAAATGGGCATTTGAAAAATTTCCTGCTGCTAAACCAACTTTAGGAACACAAATGAAGTCCGTAGGCGAAGTAATGGCAATAGGTCGTACTTTCAAAGAAGCTTTGCTAAAGGGGATTCGCTCGCTAGAGCTAGGGAAATCCTGGGATATTAATCCAAACACTACAGAAGATGAGTTAAGAAGAAATATTGCTAATCCAAATGCAAATAGGCTGGCTTACTTAAGAGAAGCTTTAGATCGTGGTTGGTCAACTGCAAGCCTACAAGAATTAACCGCAATTGACCCTTGGTTTTTAGCTCAACTAAATGAAATTGCTGAAATGCAGCGTCTGATAAAGTCGGAAGCTATTGATACAATTTCACATCAAACTATTTTGGAAGCTAAACGAATGGGTCTTTCTGATCGTCGTATGGCTAAATTGCTAGATTGTGAAGAAGCAGAGTTTCGAGACTATCGTTTAGACTTAAATATCAAGCCAGTTTATAAACGGGTTGATACTTGTGCAGCAGAATTTGAGTCTTTTACACCTTATCTTTATTCAACTTATGAAACAGAATGCGAAGCAGAGCCAACAGATAAAAAGAAAATTATTATTTTAGGTAGCGGCCCAAATCGCATTGGTCAAGGGATAGAATTTGATTATTGCTGTTGTCATGCTAGCTTTGCACTAAAACAAGCTGGTTATGAAACCATTATGGTTAATTGTAATCCTGAAACGGTTTCTACTGACTATGACACTTCAGATCGTTTATATTTTGAGCCTGTAACTTTTGAAGATGTAATAAGCATTGTTGAGATAGAAAAGCCTACAGGGGTAATAGTGCAATTAGGTGGACAAACTCCATTAAATTTAGCTTTAGATTTGCTAAAAGCTGGCGTTCCAATTATTGGCACATCACCAGAATCTATTGATTTAGCTGAGGATAGAAAACGTTTTGGAGAGTTATTAAAACAGCTTGAAATTGACCAACCTGCTAACGGGACGGCTACATCAGTCATTGAGGCTTTACAAGTTGCCGAAACAATTGGTTATCCAGTGCTAGTGCGTCCAAGTTATGTACTAGGTGGACGTGCTATGGTAATTGTCTATGACCAGACAGCTTTAACTCATTATATGAGTCAAGCTGTTGTTGCTTCGCCGGATCGCCCAATTTTAATTGATAGCTTTTTAGAAAATGCTATAGAGGTTGATATTGATGCTTTGTCGGATGGGGAAACTACTGTAATTGCTGGGATTCAAGAACATATTGAAGAAGCAGGAATACATTCTGGCGATAGTTCTTGTGTTATGCCTACTTTGATGATTACTGATCAGCAATTAGAAAAATTACGTGATTATACTAGAAAACTTGCTAAAGCCTTAAATGTTATAGGGTTAGTAAATATTCAATTTGCCATCAAAGCAGGAAAAATCTATGTTTTAGAAGTTAACCCTCGTGCATCTCGAACGGTTCCTTTTGTAAGTAAAGCTACAGGTGTGCCAATAGCTAAAATAGCAGCTTTATTGATGGTTGGGCAGAAATTAAAAGATTTTAACCTACCTTTAGAGCTTCCAATTAGCCGTTATCAAGTAAAAACACCAGTTTTCCCATTTGCAAAATTTCCTGGGGTAGATCCTGTTCTAGGGCCGGAAATGCGCTCTACAGGTGAAGTTATGGGAATAGCAGATGCTTTTGGAAGTGCTTATCTAAAAGCCCAACAAGGGGCTAACATAAAACTACCTGCTAGCGGGACGGTTTTTATTAGTGTTAATGACCCAGATAAAGAGGTTGCTATTCCAGTAGCAAGAAAGCTAGCAGAACTTGGATTTAATTTAGTTGCTACTCGTGGAACTAGGGATTATTTAGTAAAAGCTGGTGTTGCTACAGAATTTGTTTATAAGGTAGAAGAAGGCCGGCCCAATATTGTTGACCAAATTAAAAGTAAGAAAATTGCTCTAGTAATTAATACTCCGCTTGGAAAATTATCTTTTTATGATGAAAGAGCAATTCGTAATGCTGCAACTCAATATTCAATTCCTTGTATTACAACAATTACAGGAGCGCAAGCTGTGGTAAATGCTATAGAAGCTTTACAAAAAGAAAAATTAACTATTGGGTGTTTACAGGAATATCATCAAAAGATTTTGACTGTTACTTGTCAGGCTAAAAGTTAAATTTTAGATTTTAGAAAGATTAATTTAATTATGATTAAAACCGTAGAATGGACAAATGAAGGCGTGGTAATGATTGACCAACGCTTATTACCAACACAGGAAGTTTACCCCTGTTATACTACTTATAAGGAAGTAGCAGAAGCAATTAAAGATATGGTTGTACGTGGTGCGCCAGCAATTGGTGTTTCTGCTGCAATGGGTATTGCACTTGGAGCAAAAAGCTTGCCTGAAGAATGGACAGAATTTACAAGTCAATTTGAGCAAATTTGCCAAGACTTTGCTGCTACTCGTCCAACAGCAGTAAATTTATTTTGGGGTATTGAACAAATGAAGCTTACTTTGTCTGCTTGTAAGGCAAATAAGCTTTCTTTAGCAGAAACTAAAGAAGAATTAATAAAAAGAGCAATTGCTATTTATGAAGCAGACATTGAAGCCAACAAGCAAATGGGGCGCAATGGTGCAAGCTTAATGCCTGATGAAGGTGTGGTTTTAACACATTGTAATGCTGGTGCGCTGGCAACGGCTGGTTATGGGACGGCACTTGGGGTAATCCGTGCTGCGCGGGAAATAGGGAAAAACATTTCTGTTTATTCAGATGAAACACGCCCATTTTTACAAGGTGCAAGGCTAACTTGTTGGGAACTGCAAAAGATAATATTCCTGTTACTTTAATTACTGACAATATGGCTGGGCATTTTATGAAACTAGGTCATATAAAAGCTGTAATTGTTGGTGCAGATCGAATTGCTGCTAATGGAGATGTTGCTAATAAGATTGGTACTTATATGGTAGCGGTTCTAGCAAAAGAAAATAAAATTCCATTTTATGTTGCTGCTCCTTTATCAACGCTAGATCTAAAAATTAAAACAGGTGAGCAAATCCCTATTGAAGACCGAACTAGCCGAGAAGTTACCCATATAAAAGATCAACAAGTTGCTCCAGATGATGTAACAGTAGCAAATCCAGCATTTGATGTTACTCCTAATCAATATGTAGCAGCAATAATTACAGAAAAAGGAGTGGCTTATCCTCCTTATAATAAATCGCTAGAAAAACTTTTTGAATAGCTTTTTCTGCTGGTTAAACTTGTTTTAATGTAGTAGTTTTTTTAATCTCTCTAAGGTTTCTTGTTAGTAGAGTTAAGAAATTCAAATGGTTCAATATTTAAGTGAGGGCAAAGCATGGTTTCTTTATCTTTAGAGCATCGATTGGGACAACTGCTTTTTGTTGGAATTACTGGCACTACGGTAGATGATGATACACGTAAATTGTTACAAACAGTTCAACCTGGGGGAATAATCCTTTTTGCTCGAAACATTGAATCATCTGAACAAGTAGCAGATTTAAATATGGAACTCCGGCGGGTACTTAAGGTTGCTCCATTAATTAGTATTGATCAAGAGGGCGGACGGGTTGATCGCTTAAAGAAAATCTGTCCTCCTATGCCTTCAGTACAAAAACTTAGAGCTTTAGATGATGCTCGTTGTGCGCATGAACATGGGTCAATTACCGCAGAATTATTAAGACTACTGGGTTTTAATATGAGTTTTGCTCCAGTTGTAGATATTGCAGTACATGAAGATGCTGACAATGCTTTGCAGGAGCGGTGTTTTGGAACTAAGACACAAAAAATTATTCGCCTTTCTAGTGCTTATTTAGAAGGTTTACAAAATGGAAGCATTATTGGGTGTGGAAAGCATTTTCCTGGACTTGGTGATTCTGTTGTTGATTCACATAAAAAATTGCCTGTAGTTGAACGTAGTGAAGAAAAACTAAAGGCTCAAGACTTGCAAATATACCAAGATCTAATGGTGAAGCTTAATTCTCAACTACAAGTAATTATGATAGCTCATGCTGTTTATCCTGCTTTAGATAACAGCAATCCTCCTATTCCAGCTTCGCTATCAGCAAAAATAGTTACTGATTTGCTACGTAGCAAAATGGAGTTTCAAGGTTTAGCGATTTCTGATGATATGGAAATGGGAGCAATTTCTGAAGCAATGGGATTTTCTGAAGCAGTTTTATCAGCAGTTAAAGCTGGTGAAGATATGATGTTAATTTGTCAAAGCCCTGAGCGAATAATGGAAGCCTCTGAAGCTTTAACACGTGCAGCGCGAGAAGGAAAAATCACCAGCCGACGAATCGAAACTTCGCTTAATCGAATTGCTAGAATAAAATCTATGGCTGCATCACCTCTGACATTTGAAACAAATCATTTTAAGGCTATTTGCGATAAAATTTCTGAACTAAGCGAAAGAATAGACTCGGAACTAAAACGTATTTAACATAAAAAACGAATTTATAATTAAAAAACTTAAAGCCGGTTAAGTAGCTTTGCCAACAAGAACTAATAAAGTAGCATCTAATCGCCAACCAATTTTATGTCATCTTTAATAGGAAAAAATAATGGCGACAAATCAAGCAACAGCAAAAACTTCTTCCACTTCAGAAGCTACTGTAGAAAAGGCATCCACAAAACCCTTGTCTTGGGTTTATACAACTTATTTTGCTGAAGGTATGCCTTATGCAATCATCCGAATACTTTCTACTTTCTATTTTACAGATATAGGACTTAAGGAGCGTTACTTAGGCTACTTAAATTTTTTAAGTATTCCTTGGACATTAAAGTTTATTTGGGCCCCGTTTCTTGATTTATTTAGCACTAAGCGAACTTGGATGATAATAATCCAGTTTTTATTGTCGCTAGTGATGATGGCTGTTGCTACAGCATGTTATTTTGCATATGTTCCTACTTTGCCGCCAACATTTGAAGAATATATTTCTTTTGGTTATAACCTACCTCCAGCATTTCAGCACCTAACAACATTTTTAATCTTTATTTCACTGGCTTTTGTTGTGATGGCTTTTTTAGCTGCAACTAATGATATCTCTATTGATGCCTATTATTTAGCTGCCTTAAAAGACCCAAGTGACCAAGCTTCTTATTCTGGGGATCGGGTGGCTGCTTATAGACTAGCAATGATTTTTAGCCGTAGTGGAATAGTTGCTTTTGTTGCCTATATGTTTTATTTACTACAACAAAAAGGTAATGTAAATCTTTCTCAAGCTTGGGGTTATGGGTTTGGTGCGTGTGGCTTGACTTTGTTTTTATTAGCTTGTTTCCATTTTTTTAAGCTTCCTCAAGTTGAAAATAAGCGTGAAAAAAGCTTAAAAGCAGCAGAAATAATGAAGTCATTTGTTGAAGCTTTTACAACTTACTTAAAACAAGACAAAGTTTTATTAGTTCTGATATTTATTATTCTTTATAAAATAGGCGATGAAATACTTTTTTTTCTATGAATACGCCTTTTCTTAAACGGGAATTAAAGGTTTCTAATGCACAAATGGCTTGGATTGCAGGAATACTTGGGGCAGCAGGGGCAATTTTTGGTGCAGTTGTTGGGGCTAAATGGATTAAAAAACAAGGACTACGTAAGGCTATTTGGCCTTTAACACTTCTAATGAATGTTAATATTTGGGCTTATACCTGGCTTGCTTATGTAAAACCAGATCCTACAACAATTAAAGGTGTTAGTTTAATAGCATTTATTTATTTTTATGAGCAAGCTGCTTCTGGTGTAGGGTCAGCCGTATTAACTATATATATTATGAGAACTTGTAACCCTGATTTTAAGGCTGCTCATTATGCTTTTGGTACAGCAATAATGCTTATTCCTGCTGCTTTAATTGGTGGTTTTGGAGGTCAGTTAGTTGAATATTTAGGGTATGTAAATTTCTTTATTTTTGCTTTTCTTGCCACTATTCCAGCAATGTTTGTAATGTTTTTTGTACCAATAAAGGATGAAGTAAAAGCACCAACCAACTAATTATAACTTAGGAAAAATAATAATATTTTTTAACATTTTCCAAACTTTTAATAAACAATGGTGGTCTTAAAAGCACCAATCCTCAAAACTTAGTAATAATTCTCTTGATAGTGGGATAAAAAGATGCGCAAAAAAACACCAGTAATTATAAGCTTAGTATTATTAATAGGCTTTTTGACTTCTAATGTTAGTTTTGTTCAAGCCCAAGGACGACGCTTACAACAACGCCAAGAGCGTTTTGCAGCTAAACAAGAACGCTTTAGTCAAAAATTAGGCAAGCGTTCAGGTATAGAAAATGCGTTTGGTGGTGGTGCAATGATGCGAGTTTGGGCGCGTGCCTTAAAGCTAAATGAAGAGCAAATCTTTCGTATGCGCCAAATAATGAGAGTATCAGGAGAAAATTATATTAACCTAGAAACACAAATGAGGGATAAACGCGCAGAGCTAGACCAAGCTATTTTTAGCGAAAATCTTAATGAAGAAGCCTTAAAGCAAATGGTAGGAGAACTTGCTAGACTAGAAGGTCAATCCCTATCTATAAGAACAAGGGTTCAAGTCCAAATTCGTAATGTTTTAACTTTAGAACAACTTAAACTTTATAATGAGCTTCGTTTTGGTACTGGACGAGGCTTTTTAGATAATGATAAGGAAGAATTAGAAAAACCACCTCCTGCTAATAGAGAAAAAAATAATAACTAAACTGTTGCAAAACAAAAGAGTTAGCAAGCAATTATTAAGCCTGGCAAAATACTAATTTGTCAGGCTTAATGCTTTATCAAAATAGTTTTATCAAAATAGCTAGCCAAAATTGTTTTTCTCTAGGTTCTTAGCATAAAATGGACGTTTCTTTTTATCATCGAAAATTAGAGGGGTATTTATGTCTAGTATTAGCAAAATCCAAAATCTACAAAAATTAACTTTGCTCTTAGATGTTATGAAGTCTTTAGCCTCAGAATTAGATATAAATACACTTTTACCGCTGATTATGAAAAAAACTACTGAGGTAATGGATGCAGACCGTAGTACTCTATTTTTAATTGATGAAAAGACAAATGAACTTTTGGTCAAAAGTTGCTCAAGGTGCAGGTATTGCTGAAATCCGTTTTCCTAAACACCTGGGTATTGCTGGACACGTTGCTACAACGGGACAAACTGTAAATATTGTGGAAGCTTATGAAGATGCTAGATTTAACAAAGAAATTGATAAAAAAACTGGCTATCGTACTAAAACTATTCTTTGTATGCCTGTTAAGGATACGGACGGGAAAATTTTAGGTGTTATTCAGGTACTAAATAAAAAAGATGGAGTTTTTACATCTGAAGACGAAGAGCTATTAAGCTCTTTTGCTGTACAAGCTTCTATTGCAATAAAAAATGCTAATTTATTTGAACAAGTTGTAAATATTAAAAATTATAACGAAAGTATTTTAAGTAGTATTGCAACAGGTGTTATTACAGCAGATGCCCAAAGAAAAATTACTACTGTTAATCCAGCGGCCCAAAGAATTTTCCGTATTAATGCAGAAAGTGTAATTGGACTAACAACAGATGAAATTTTTGGTGGTGAAGGTAATGAACATTTGTTGCAAATAATAGACTTAACTGTCAAGACAGGTGAGCCACAATCTACTTATGAATATAAATATCAACTTAGCAAAGTAGATACAATAAATATAAATGTTAATACCTTACCGCTAAAAAACCGTCAAAATTTATCTTTAGGCTATGTTATTGTTGTACAAGATATTACCCAACAACAACGCCTTATGAGTACACTTTGTCGTTATGTGACTCGTGAAGTTGCAGAACAAGTTTTACAAGACCAAGGTAATTTGGGACTAGGTGGAGTGCGTAAGAAAGTAACTATTTTATTTTCAGATATTCGAGATTTTACCACTTTATCAGAAAAATATCCGGCTGAAGAAATAGTTAATTTACTTAATGATTATTTTTCTAACATGATTAATGCAATTTTTAAGTATCAAGGCACATTAGATAAATTTATAGGTGATGCAATTATGGCGGTATTTGGAACACCTATTGCGCGTAGTGATGACCCTGTAAGAGCCGTGCAAACGGCTGTAGAAATGCGTCGGGAGCTTAAACTTTTTAATGAGCGACGAGTTAGCCAAGGTAAGCCAGCAATTGAAACAGGGATTGGTTTATGTGATGGAGAGGTGGTTTCTGGCAACATTGGGTCAGAACAACGAATGGACTATACAGTAATAGGAGATGCTGTTAATTTGGCTTCTCGTTTAGAAGGATTATCTAAAAACTTTGAAGCAAAAATTTTATTTAATGAAGCTGTTTATGAAACAGTAAAAGAGCATTTTACTTGTGTTGAAGTAGGCGTTGAAAATGTTAAAGGAAAACGCGAAAAAGTAAAAATTTTTGGTATTTTGGATAAAGATATTTTATAAGTCCAATTTTCCTACTTGTCTTAATGCTTCATAAAGTGCAATTGCAGCAGAAGAGGCTAGATTTAAGCTTCTTACATGACTTGTTAACATTGGAATTGTGACACAATTTGACCAGTTAGCTTCTAAAAGCTCTTTGGGAAGTCCAGATGTTTCTGAGCCAAAAATCAAATAGTCCCCACATTTATAATTTACTGATGTATAAGACTTTTTAGCTTTTGTTGTAAAATACCAACAACGCTTTCCTTCTATACTTTGCTGAAAATTAGCATAATTAATATGTCTATGTAGATCAACATAAGGCCAATAATCTAATCCAGCACGTTTAACCGATTTTTCATCAATACGAAAACCTAGAGGCTCAACTAAATGTAAACGTGTATTGGTAGCGGCACAAAGGCGGGAAATATTGCCAGTGTTAGGATGAATTTCTGGTTCGACTAGTACAATGTTAAGTTGTTCGGACATATGAAGTTAGTGAGGTAAAAAATTACTTTAAGCTTTATTTATATAGTGAAATAACCCCAGCATTTGCTGGGGTTATTTTGGTTAAGATTTATTTGACAGCAACAGAGCTATCAGCAGATTTAGGAGTTAGTTTTTTAGCATTTGTCATTTCTTCTAACCCTTTTAGAACTTGTGGGTCTTGGTAAAGTAGCACTTCTTGACCAACATCTAAGCCATGAAATGCAGTTGCTAACTCACGACGTAAAGTTAGCTTAACAATGTCTAAATTTTCTGTGACATTATTTGAAGATAACTCAAAAGTTTTTTGTTTTTCATCAATAAATTTCTTTAGTGCTTCTACGACTAAATCAGAAATAGCAAAATCACTTGATTTTAATTGGTAATTAAACTTCATTTCCTTTATTTGATAGTCAGTTATACCAGCTATTTGACCATTGATTAACTCCCTCACAAAGAAAAATATAGGTTCTTGTAAACGAGCTTGAA
Protein-coding regions in this window:
- the carB gene encoding carbamoyl-phosphate synthase large subunit; this translates as MPKRTDIKKILIIGSGPIIIGQACEFDYSGTQACKALKEEGFEVVLVNSNPATIMTDPELADRTYIEPLTVETLTKVIEREKPQALLPTVGGQTALNLAVALAEQGILAKFGVELIGAKLEAIKVAEDRKLFKQAMDEIGLVMPKAAFVKTLDQALAAVEEVGYPAIIRPSFTLGGSGGGTAYNTEEFVQIAAAGLNLSPINEILVEQSIIGWKEYELEVMRDLADNVVIICSIENFDPLGIHTGDSITVAPIQTLTDREYQNMRDAAIKIIRKVGVETGGSNIQFAVNPKDGQLRIIEMNPRVSRSSALASKATGFPIAKIAAKLALGYTLDEIPNDITKKTPACFEPSIDYVVVKIPKWAFEKFPAAKPTLGTQMKSVGEVMAIGRTFKEALLKGIRSLELGKSWDINPNTTEDELRRNIANPNANRLAYLREALDRGWSTASLQELTAIDPWFLAQLNEIAEMQRLIKSEAIDTISHQTILEAKRMGLSDRRMAKLLDCEEAEFRDYRLDLNIKPVYKRVDTCAAEFESFTPYLYSTYETECEAEPTDKKKIIILGSGPNRIGQGIEFDYCCCHASFALKQAGYETIMVNCNPETVSTDYDTSDRLYFEPVTFEDVISIVEIEKPTGVIVQLGGQTPLNLALDLLKAGVPIIGTSPESIDLAEDRKRFGELLKQLEIDQPANGTATSVIEALQVAETIGYPVLVRPSYVLGGRAMVIVYDQTALTHYMSQAVVASPDRPILIDSFLENAIEVDIDALSDGETTVIAGIQEHIEEAGIHSGDSSCVMPTLMITDQQLEKLRDYTRKLAKALNVIGLVNIQFAIKAGKIYVLEVNPRASRTVPFVSKATGVPIAKIAALLMVGQKLKDFNLPLELPISRYQVKTPVFPFAKFPGVDPVLGPEMRSTGEVMGIADAFGSAYLKAQQGANIKLPASGTVFISVNDPDKEVAIPVARKLAELGFNLVATRGTRDYLVKAGVATEFVYKVEEGRPNIVDQIKSKKIALVINTPLGKLSFYDERAIRNAATQYSIPCITTITGAQAVVNAIEALQKEKLTIGCLQEYHQKILTVTCQAKS
- a CDS encoding MFS transporter; this translates as MNTPFLKRELKVSNAQMAWIAGILGAAGAIFGAVVGAKWIKKQGLRKAIWPLTLLMNVNIWAYTWLAYVKPDPTTIKGVSLIAFIYFYEQAASGVGSAVLTIYIMRTCNPDFKAAHYAFGTAIMLIPAALIGGFGGQLVEYLGYVNFFIFAFLATIPAMFVMFFVPIKDEVKAPTN
- a CDS encoding type II secretion system F family protein translates to MAVTNTFQKMKVSEAKRVNIDVNLKVKDDELITFTESCRDLYEAGVPVNDMLRQLQQAISNKKFSLAISLMVDDIENGKLLSEAMGRFPNVFGDDYRALIRAAEQSGKWTKRRDKFGEMREGILDMLISYLKRRKGARDKVKAGLLYPSFIGAFLLITCGIFAFYILPTLKELFIAINPKMIDNPMSTMLFGAGEFVNKYWYVVIIVLIGLGFLLSTYWKSGGGKQLWMHYQLRIKGLGPLFINMNVGETMWLMGTLFSAGLTPQESLDILASSARNYELSKALELAKEYLYQGIPFCDALKKAHWAFDGQTYMVLSSAQKSGRLGVTLQNYAAQLFEKVDQGVEQFVKLIEPALLCVAGVVVGLIAVGFYGSFSSAVANIQQ
- the nagZ gene encoding beta-N-acetylhexosaminidase; the encoded protein is MVSLSLEHRLGQLLFVGITGTTVDDDTRKLLQTVQPGGIILFARNIESSEQVADLNMELRRVLKVAPLISIDQEGGRVDRLKKICPPMPSVQKLRALDDARCAHEHGSITAELLRLLGFNMSFAPVVDIAVHEDADNALQERCFGTKTQKIIRLSSAYLEGLQNGSIIGCGKHFPGLGDSVVDSHKKLPVVERSEEKLKAQDLQIYQDLMVKLNSQLQVIMIAHAVYPALDNSNPPIPASLSAKIVTDLLRSKMEFQGLAISDDMEMGAISEAMGFSEAVLSAVKAGEDMMLICQSPERIMEASEALTRAAREGKITSRRIETSLNRIARIKSMAASPLTFETNHFKAICDKISELSERIDSELKRI
- a CDS encoding periplasmic heavy metal sensor: MRKKTPVIISLVLLIGFLTSNVSFVQAQGRRLQQRQERFAAKQERFSQKLGKRSGIENAFGGGAMMRVWARALKLNEEQIFRMRQIMRVSGENYINLETQMRDKRAELDQAIFSENLNEEALKQMVGELARLEGQSLSIRTRVQVQIRNVLTLEQLKLYNELRFGTGRGFLDNDKEELEKPPPANREKNNN
- a CDS encoding GAF domain-containing protein, whose translation is MNFWSKVAQGAGIAEIRFPKHLGIAGHVATTGQTVNIVEAYEDARFNKEIDKKTGYRTKTILCMPVKDTDGKILGVIQVLNKKDGVFTSEDEELLSSFAVQASIAIKNANLFEQVVNIKNYNESILSSIATGVITADAQRKITTVNPAAQRIFRINAESVIGLTTDEIFGGEGNEHLLQIIDLTVKTGEPQSTYEYKYQLSKVDTININVNTLPLKNRQNLSLGYVIVVQDITQQQRLMSTLCRYVTREVAEQVLQDQGNLGLGGVRKKVTILFSDIRDFTTLSEKYPAEEIVNLLNDYFSNMINAIFKYQGTLDKFIGDAIMAVFGTPIARSDDPVRAVQTAVEMRRELKLFNERRVSQGKPAIETGIGLCDGEVVSGNIGSEQRMDYTVIGDAVNLASRLEGLSKNFEAKILFNEAVYETVKEHFTCVEVGVENVKGKREKVKIFGILDKDIL